A region of the archaeon BMS3Bbin15 genome:
CACTATGCCTCAGAGGCGCAGAAGCTTAAAGACAAGGCAAAAGACTCTCAAACTGCCGGCAAATCCAAAAGAAAGACAAAAAAGTCTTTGGAGAAAAAGACGAAAAAGCAATTCATCTACTCGTTCAAACTGATGGATTTAGACACCAGGATGTATATAACATATGGGACAAGTTTCCAGAGTGAGAAAGCCGCTTTTATAAAGGCAGTTGTGATGGCAGAGTCAGCAGGTCTTACCAGCATAAGGTTGGATAGGTACTACAGTGCACAGATGTATGTGAAGCTTATGAAGGAGAAATTTGGAGATGATGTGATGATGTATCTGATTCCAAAAAAGAATGCGACCGTGAAAGGTCCGTGGAAGTGGAAGCAGATGCTGCAACGGTTTGTGAATGATACACACACTTACCTTCGTGAATATTTTAGGAGAAACCAGTCAGAGAGCGGGATATCAGAGGACAGGATAGACACTGCAGATTTCTGCACCGTGTTATGGCATAATCTCTTCTGGATAGGATAAACTTTATTTTGTCCCACAGCCGATTTCATAGAAAAATATATATATTATAAGATAGAAGTGATAGGTATTAAGTCCCCAGTATGGTTCTACATATGTGGGGCAATACTGGGCTTATATAAACTTTTTCTGAGGGATGTTGTGTTTGAAGGAGGGATCACAGTTGACTATGGTAAAGATGCAATAGTATTCATTGATGGAAACAATTTTTATCATAATATTAAAAAGATGAGTATAAACCCTAGCAGCATTGATTTCTTCAAACTGTGTGAATTTGTTTGTCTTGAATTTGAGTGCAATCGTAAAAAGACCATTTATTACAATTCCATCCCTCATATAAACGATGGTAAGAAGGTATATTGGAGTCATATAAAATTTTTAGAAAACTTAAAAAAGTTACCAAAATTTGAGGTAAAAACGAGAAAGCTTCAGAAGAATTCTACCAAAGAGATTTTAGAAGAAAGGCAACATATTATTTCCAAATTAGATTTATGTGAGTTGTGTAAACCAAAAGCCGAAGAAAACTGCAATTTTTGTGTTGGGAATATTAAAACAAAGGAAAAAGGTATTGACGTAATGATTGCCACAGAGATGTTGGAAAAAAGCATAATTAGAAAAGAATGTGATTGTTGTATTCTTATTTCTGGAGATGCTGATTTTATCCCTGCACTGGATATAATAAAAAGTAATGGTACTGATGTTTTTAGCGCATCTTTGCCAAGCGGATATTCATCAGAATTGCGAAAAAAACACAATTATTTGGTTCTAAAAAAGGGATTAATATTAGATGAGTGTTTAAGAGATTAACTTTTCTAATTAAGGTATATGAATGACCTCTCAGAACAATCTTTAAAAAACGCTTATTCTGGCGGGAAATATCTTTTAATAAATATTTTTCCGTTCTGATTTTCTATTATTTTTACAGCAACCGTGTCGTTGAAAGTGATAGTCGCAGCATGGAAAACTGAGAGAAAAGGTCTAGGGAAATTCATCAAGGGATTTTTGTTCTTCTTCTTTAATTAATTCATCAATATTATGACTCAGGAA
Encoded here:
- a CDS encoding NYN domain protein, with protein sequence MIGIKSPVWFYICGAILGLYKLFLRDVVFEGGITVDYGKDAIVFIDGNNFYHNIKKMSINPSSIDFFKLCEFVCLEFECNRKKTIYYNSIPHINDGKKVYWSHIKFLENLKKLPKFEVKTRKLQKNSTKEILEERQHIISKLDLCELCKPKAEENCNFCVGNIKTKEKGIDVMIATEMLEKSIIRKECDCCILISGDADFIPALDIIKSNGTDVFSASLPSGYSSELRKKHNYLVLKKGLILDECLRD